The following coding sequences lie in one Pectobacterium sp. A5351 genomic window:
- the rcsD gene encoding phosphotransferase RcsD has translation MPAMILRYFSLLTVLSILITGMFGYSYINDLLADKKHSLTTIAQGIQKRIDTYRFFTYQIYGSLNSEPPANDANITAINLMPNVFYVEKNGQKTDALIFGQHDKGTLTSVRRISRYLDILWGAENNIYSMYYLNGIDNSLTMISTQTLKDISSQFRGNYITVIAEARRTEMLQQANVLDERESFSPLRKLRFYNDYYFTLRTTFNQPGHLATILAFDLPINDLIPDTIPREHLMLKPDTPAASTMDSNNNGEGAADVQLHGSNIEISATLVNAPLKIVFQVPVKALIIDSLRNNVWLLLLNLVLLSLSIAGFYLFRRKYAHPVEDLSQQLEKKLDIYRETTSRIPMGVLVYDFSSNKIIIQNERAEHLLPHLSLQKITNMADEHQGIIQVTINNEMYEIRQIRSQHSPDYCLFLLREQDKEILVQRKLLLAQREYEKNIHARKRLFQNLLSEFKQPLISLQQHIHALRHSDTGTVQTHTLKQLTADTRCAIELLENIALHERLEAQEWTVVNDSFSLLALMDNVLLELLPRLKQKGLALFHHYNLDSNQTYVGDAGLLKKTLALLLNYSVTNTDYGKITVSVDRKNNESDTLIIQVSDTGTHVSGKEQENIRHPFLHPATSDRFGQNSGLTLFLCNQLCNKLGGALTINSKSGLGTHYILTLKLEPEALPVEEEKLLDGITILLDVTSDEVQHIVGNMLTGWGANYLVNDERQINQEADICITDDPENKADYTLLLSHDDDTLTPLGPRRLRVNYNISHLLLEALLKLIELQLETSPDALQEGELDDVEFYAAQLASSDYYSLFVETVPDDLKRLYTEAEAGDFPSLSQTAHRLKGVFAMLNLHPGKQLCEQLEQHITAHDSEQIEANLHEIERFVSALLSPIEPKGQQGSQQDE, from the coding sequence ATCCCAGCCATGATCCTGCGTTATTTTTCTCTCCTTACGGTGTTATCGATCCTTATTACCGGAATGTTCGGCTATAGCTACATCAACGATTTGCTGGCGGACAAAAAACATTCGCTGACGACCATTGCTCAGGGCATACAAAAACGCATCGATACCTACCGTTTTTTCACCTATCAAATATACGGCAGCCTGAACAGCGAACCGCCCGCTAACGATGCCAACATTACCGCCATTAATTTAATGCCGAATGTTTTCTACGTAGAAAAAAACGGTCAGAAAACGGACGCGCTGATTTTCGGGCAACACGACAAAGGAACGCTGACGTCGGTTCGTCGGATATCCCGTTATCTTGATATTCTCTGGGGAGCGGAAAACAACATTTATTCCATGTATTACCTGAATGGTATCGACAACAGCTTGACGATGATTTCCACGCAGACGCTGAAAGATATCTCTTCGCAGTTCCGTGGCAATTATATTACGGTCATCGCCGAGGCTCGTAGGACGGAAATGCTACAACAGGCGAATGTGTTAGACGAGCGCGAAAGTTTTTCCCCGCTGCGTAAATTACGCTTCTATAACGACTACTATTTTACTCTGCGCACCACCTTCAATCAGCCGGGCCATCTGGCGACAATTCTGGCCTTCGATCTGCCGATTAATGATTTAATCCCGGACACCATTCCGCGTGAGCATCTTATGCTGAAGCCGGATACGCCGGCGGCCAGCACGATGGACAGCAACAATAATGGTGAAGGCGCGGCCGACGTGCAGCTTCACGGTTCCAATATTGAAATCTCCGCCACGCTCGTTAATGCGCCGCTAAAAATTGTTTTTCAGGTGCCCGTAAAAGCCCTGATTATTGATTCATTGCGTAATAACGTCTGGCTTCTACTGCTGAATCTGGTTCTGCTGAGTTTATCCATCGCGGGCTTTTATCTTTTCCGTCGGAAGTATGCGCACCCCGTAGAGGATTTATCCCAGCAGTTGGAAAAGAAGCTGGATATTTACCGTGAAACCACGAGTAGAATCCCGATGGGCGTGCTGGTTTATGACTTCAGCAGCAATAAAATCATCATACAAAATGAGCGTGCGGAGCATTTACTTCCGCACCTGAGCCTGCAAAAAATCACCAATATGGCGGACGAGCATCAGGGCATCATTCAGGTCACAATTAATAATGAAATGTATGAAATCCGCCAAATTCGTAGCCAACATTCGCCAGACTATTGCCTCTTCCTGCTGCGTGAACAGGATAAAGAGATTCTGGTGCAGCGGAAGTTACTGCTCGCCCAGCGTGAATATGAAAAAAATATTCATGCCAGAAAACGCTTATTTCAAAACCTGCTCAGCGAATTCAAACAGCCGTTAATTTCACTGCAACAGCATATTCATGCGCTACGCCACAGCGATACGGGAACCGTGCAGACACACACACTGAAGCAGCTCACGGCAGATACCCGTTGCGCTATCGAGCTACTGGAAAATATTGCCCTGCACGAAAGGCTGGAAGCGCAGGAATGGACCGTGGTCAACGACAGCTTTTCGCTGCTGGCGCTGATGGACAATGTGCTTCTTGAGCTGTTGCCGCGATTGAAGCAAAAAGGTCTGGCCCTGTTCCATCATTACAACCTCGATAGTAATCAAACTTACGTGGGTGATGCCGGGCTGCTGAAAAAGACGCTGGCGCTGCTGCTGAATTATTCGGTGACTAATACGGATTACGGCAAAATTACGGTGTCAGTTGACAGAAAAAATAATGAGTCAGATACGCTGATTATTCAGGTCAGCGATACGGGAACCCATGTTTCAGGCAAAGAACAGGAAAATATCCGCCATCCTTTCCTGCACCCTGCCACTTCCGATCGTTTCGGACAAAATTCAGGATTGACCTTATTTTTGTGTAATCAACTCTGTAATAAACTGGGCGGTGCGTTAACCATCAACAGTAAGTCCGGGTTAGGTACACACTATATTCTGACGCTAAAACTGGAGCCGGAAGCGCTTCCCGTTGAGGAAGAAAAACTTCTGGATGGTATTACCATTCTGCTGGATGTGACGTCTGATGAAGTACAGCATATTGTCGGCAATATGCTGACGGGCTGGGGAGCGAATTATCTGGTCAACGATGAACGCCAGATTAATCAGGAAGCCGATATCTGTATTACTGACGACCCGGAAAACAAGGCAGATTATACGCTGCTGTTGAGTCACGACGATGACACATTAACACCTTTGGGCCCGCGCCGTTTGCGGGTGAATTATAATATCAGCCACCTCCTGCTGGAGGCATTACTTAAGCTGATTGAGCTACAACTGGAAACATCACCCGATGCGCTACAGGAAGGGGAACTGGATGATGTCGAATTTTACGCCGCGCAATTGGCATCAAGCGACTATTATTCGCTGTTCGTGGAGACAGTACCGGATGATTTAAAGAGGCTGTATACTGAAGCGGAAGCAGGCGATTTCCCGTCACTTTCGCAGACGGCACACCGGCTGAAAGGCGTGTTTGCCATGCTAAATCTGCATCCTGGCAAACAGTTGTGTGAACAGCTTGAACAGCATATTACCGCGCATGATAGTGAACAGATCGAGGCTAACCTTCATGAAATTGAGAGGTTTGTCAGTGCATTACTATCCCCAATAGAACCTAAAGGGCAGCAAGGTAGCCAACAAGATGAGTAA
- the rcsB gene encoding response regulator transcription factor RcsB translates to MSNLNVIIADDHPIVLFGIKKSLEQIEWVNVVGEFEDSTALINNLPKLDANVLITDLSMPGDKYGDGITLIKYIKRHFPHLSIIVLTMNNNPAILSAVLDLDIEGIVLKQGAPTDLPKALAALQKGKKFTPDSVSKVLEKISASGYGDKRLSPKESEVLRLFAEGFLVTEIAKKLNRSIKTISSQKKSAMTKLGVDNDIALLNYLSSVNGGATQVD, encoded by the coding sequence ATGAGTAACTTAAACGTAATTATTGCCGACGACCATCCTATTGTCCTTTTTGGCATCAAAAAATCGCTTGAGCAGATTGAATGGGTCAATGTGGTTGGCGAATTTGAAGACTCAACAGCGCTGATCAACAACCTGCCTAAGCTGGACGCTAACGTTTTAATTACCGATTTATCCATGCCTGGCGATAAATACGGCGATGGCATTACCCTCATTAAATACATTAAGCGCCATTTTCCTCATCTCTCTATTATTGTTCTCACCATGAATAATAATCCGGCGATTCTGAGTGCGGTGCTGGATTTGGACATCGAAGGCATCGTGCTGAAACAGGGTGCGCCGACCGATTTACCCAAAGCGCTGGCTGCCCTGCAAAAAGGGAAGAAATTCACGCCGGACAGCGTATCCAAAGTGTTGGAGAAAATCAGCGCCAGCGGCTACGGCGACAAACGCCTGTCTCCAAAAGAAAGTGAAGTGCTACGTCTGTTTGCAGAAGGTTTTCTGGTCACCGAAATTGCCAAAAAACTCAACCGCAGCATCAAAACAATCAGTAGCCAGAAGAAGTCAGCGATGACCAAGCTGGGCGTCGACAACGATATTGCCCTGCTGAACTACCTGTCTTCCGTTAATGGCGGCGCAACGCAGGTCGACTAA
- the rcsC gene encoding two-component system sensor histidine kinase RcsC has product MKYLASFHTTLKVSRYLFRVLAVMLWVLGALISVFYVTKVLNEKESELRQEYNLSFDQSQGYIRHASDIVRELQYLAANRLVLAREKAEPPMEGGPGVSVYSLAPGATCSTQYGGNAALLSLSHFFNGWQDNFSAVYDLNRVFFVGGDRRCMVDFGIRNQSLDRDNLLKNVQDRFQDQKKNRTQTGRDETLYWITPASVPDVGYLYALTPIYVDNKLEVIMGIEQTIRLDDFVTIGKFPIGAKLLDQYNQVVLQFSDDKGRYASSVDGYPSDHNYFGYVNGYDELILKKSLPPTSFSIVYSLPLKVLLSHISALMINMLVLNMLSAILLFVLALVFERKMLLPAEVNAFQLEENEQFNRKIVASAPVGICILRINDGTNILSNELAHNYLNLLTHEDRLRITRIICEQQSKFVDVMTSRNHHLQISFVHSRYRNENVAICVLLDVSARVKMEESLQEMANAAEQASQSKSMFLATVSHELRTPLYGIIGNLDLLQTKSLPQDANRLVAAMNNSSSLLLKIISDILDFSKIESEQLKIEPCEFAPHEVISHITSNYLPLVVKKRLTLYCFIDPNVPVSLFGDPVRLQQVLSNLLSNAIKFTDTGCIIFEVGCRDGYLEFVVRDTGVGIQPREAVKLFDPFFQAGSGVQRHFQGTGLGLAICEKLVNLMDGDITIESEPGLGSLFGVRIPLYKARYAPAAINASLQGKMCWLRIRNARLEAYLLTLLQDQGLQVARYQNQTVSPDDVMISDYVSEEDVNVRAHIVMSGAHTGLAQEVSDGHWVQGTSTPQHLPDLLEKIYRSENEDRAYAEISPPLTHYERAENGDIMILVVDDHPINRRLLADQLGSLGYQAMTANDGIDALGVLSKNHIDIVLTDVNMPNMDGYLFTQRMREQGLRFPVIGVTANALAEERDRCLGAGMDNCLSKPVTLDTLQQALAYYSDVVRQTRTSEE; this is encoded by the coding sequence TTGAAATATCTCGCCTCATTCCATACCACATTAAAAGTTTCCCGCTATTTATTTCGGGTTCTGGCGGTCATGCTGTGGGTGCTAGGCGCACTGATATCCGTTTTTTATGTCACTAAAGTATTGAATGAAAAAGAGTCAGAGCTGCGGCAGGAGTATAACCTCAGCTTTGATCAGTCGCAGGGCTATATCCGACACGCGTCGGATATTGTGCGCGAGCTCCAGTATCTGGCGGCAAATCGGCTGGTGCTGGCGAGAGAAAAAGCAGAGCCGCCAATGGAAGGGGGCCCCGGTGTCTCCGTTTATTCGCTCGCGCCCGGCGCAACCTGTTCCACGCAATATGGCGGGAATGCGGCGCTGCTTTCATTAAGTCATTTCTTTAACGGCTGGCAGGATAATTTCTCTGCCGTCTACGATCTTAACCGGGTCTTTTTTGTCGGCGGCGATCGGCGCTGTATGGTTGATTTTGGCATCCGTAACCAGTCGCTCGACCGTGATAATTTGCTTAAAAACGTGCAGGATCGGTTTCAGGATCAGAAGAAGAATCGCACCCAAACCGGGCGCGATGAAACACTCTATTGGATTACTCCCGCGTCTGTCCCCGATGTCGGCTATTTATATGCGTTGACGCCGATTTATGTGGATAACAAGCTGGAAGTCATCATGGGGATTGAACAGACGATTCGTCTGGATGACTTCGTCACCATAGGTAAATTTCCAATCGGTGCCAAGTTGCTGGATCAATACAATCAGGTCGTTTTGCAGTTTTCCGATGATAAGGGGCGTTACGCTTCGTCGGTAGATGGCTATCCCTCCGATCATAACTATTTTGGCTATGTGAATGGTTATGATGAACTCATTTTGAAGAAGTCGCTGCCGCCGACGTCGTTCAGCATCGTGTATTCACTGCCGTTGAAAGTGCTGCTCTCCCATATCAGCGCCTTAATGATCAACATGCTAGTGCTGAATATGCTATCGGCTATCTTGTTGTTTGTGCTGGCGCTGGTGTTTGAACGGAAAATGCTGCTGCCGGCGGAGGTGAATGCGTTCCAACTGGAAGAGAACGAGCAATTCAACCGTAAGATTGTGGCCTCAGCGCCGGTAGGGATTTGTATCCTGCGTATCAATGACGGCACGAACATCCTCAGTAACGAACTGGCGCACAACTATCTCAACCTGCTGACCCACGAAGACAGATTGCGCATTACCCGCATCATTTGCGAGCAGCAATCCAAGTTTGTGGATGTCATGACCAGCCGCAATCATCACCTGCAAATCAGCTTTGTTCATTCGCGCTATCGTAATGAAAACGTGGCGATTTGTGTGCTGCTAGACGTCAGCGCGCGCGTCAAAATGGAAGAGTCGCTACAGGAAATGGCGAATGCTGCCGAGCAGGCCAGCCAGTCGAAATCGATGTTTCTGGCTACCGTCAGCCATGAATTGCGTACGCCGCTGTACGGGATTATCGGTAACCTCGATTTACTGCAAACCAAATCGCTGCCGCAGGACGCCAATCGTCTGGTGGCGGCGATGAATAACTCTTCCTCGCTGTTGCTGAAAATCATCAGCGATATCCTCGATTTTTCCAAGATTGAATCGGAACAGCTGAAGATCGAACCGTGTGAGTTTGCGCCGCATGAGGTCATCAGCCACATCACTAGCAACTATCTTCCACTGGTGGTTAAAAAGCGCCTGACGCTGTACTGCTTTATCGATCCCAATGTGCCAGTCAGCCTGTTTGGCGATCCCGTGCGTTTACAGCAGGTGTTGTCTAACCTGCTGAGCAACGCCATCAAGTTTACCGACACAGGCTGCATCATTTTTGAAGTCGGCTGCCGCGATGGCTATCTGGAATTTGTGGTGCGTGATACCGGCGTAGGGATTCAACCTCGCGAGGCGGTGAAGCTGTTTGACCCGTTCTTCCAGGCGGGGAGCGGCGTTCAGCGCCATTTTCAGGGCACGGGGTTAGGGCTGGCGATTTGTGAAAAGCTGGTCAACCTGATGGATGGAGACATTACCATCGAGTCTGAACCTGGGCTCGGCAGCCTGTTTGGCGTCAGAATTCCGCTGTATAAAGCGCGTTATGCTCCCGCAGCGATCAACGCCAGTCTGCAAGGGAAAATGTGCTGGTTGAGGATACGCAATGCCCGGCTGGAGGCTTATCTGCTGACGTTGTTGCAGGATCAGGGGTTGCAGGTCGCGCGTTATCAGAACCAAACCGTGTCGCCTGATGATGTGATGATTAGCGATTACGTGTCAGAAGAGGATGTTAACGTTCGGGCGCATATCGTGATGAGTGGCGCACATACTGGACTAGCGCAGGAAGTGAGCGACGGGCACTGGGTGCAAGGGACGTCCACACCTCAACATCTGCCTGATTTGCTCGAGAAAATTTATCGTTCAGAAAACGAGGATCGCGCGTACGCCGAGATTTCACCGCCGCTGACCCACTACGAGCGCGCTGAGAATGGCGATATTATGATTCTGGTGGTTGACGATCACCCCATCAACCGCCGGCTGCTGGCGGATCAGCTTGGTTCTCTGGGTTATCAGGCGATGACGGCGAATGATGGGATCGACGCACTGGGAGTATTGAGTAAAAATCATATCGATATCGTGCTGACGGATGTCAACATGCCGAATATGGATGGTTATCTGTTCACACAGCGTATGCGAGAGCAAGGATTACGTTTTCCGGTTATCGGCGTGACAGCGAATGCATTGGCGGAAGAACGAGATCGTTGCCTCGGGGCAGGGATGGATAACTGTTTGTCAAAGCCGGTGACGCTGGATACTCTACAGCAGGCGCTGGCGTATTACAGTGACGTGGTGCGCCAGACGAGAACATCTGAGGAATAA
- the gyrA gene encoding DNA topoisomerase (ATP-hydrolyzing) subunit A — MSDLAREITPVNIEEELKSSYLDYAMSVIVGRALPDVRDGLKPVHRRVLYAMSVLGNDWNKPYKKSARVVGDVIGKYHPHGDSAVYETIVRMAQPFSLRYMLVDGQGNFGSIDGDSAAAMRYTEIRMAKIAHELLADLEKETVDFVPNYDGTEQIPDVMPTRIPNLLVNGSSGIAVGMATNIPPHNLTEVVNGCLAYIDDENISLEGLMEHIKGPDFPTAAIINGRRGIEEAYRTGRGKIYIRARAEVEADAKTGRETIIVHEIPYQVNKARLIEKIAELVKDKRIEGISALRDESDKDGMRIVIEIKRDAVGEVVLNNLYSQTQLQTSFGINMVALHQGQPKIMPLKDILVAFVRHRREVVTRRTIFELRKARDRAHILEGLAIALANIDPIIELIRRAPSPAEAKASLIAQAWELGSVAAMLERAGDDAARPEWLEPEFGIRDGRYYLTEQQAQAILDLRLQKLTGMEHEKLLDEYKALLAEIAELLYILNSPERLMEVIREELEAIKTQYSDERRTEITANTADINIEDLINQEDVVVTLSHQGYVKYQPLSDYEAQRRGGKGKSAARIKEEDFIDRLLVANTHDTILCFSSRGRLYWMKVYQLPEASRGARGRPIVNLLPLEADERITAILPVREYEEGRHIFMATASGTVKKTALTEFSRPRSAGIIAVNLNEGDELIGVDLTDGSDEAMLFSAEGKVVRFSEQAVRSMGRTATGVRGINLQGEDRVVSLIIPRGEGDILTVTQNGFGKRTAVSEYPTKSRATKGVISIKVSERNGKVVGAVQVDAADQIMMITDAGTLVRTRVSEVSIVGRNTQGVTLIRTAEDENVVGLQRVAEPVEDEELDGVVKVEGEIAEDDDAIDDIDGDDDIAEDDE, encoded by the coding sequence TGTCATCGGTAAATACCACCCGCACGGCGACTCTGCCGTTTATGAAACCATCGTGCGTATGGCGCAGCCTTTTTCACTGCGCTATATGCTGGTTGATGGTCAGGGTAACTTCGGTTCGATTGACGGCGACTCCGCGGCGGCGATGCGTTATACCGAAATTCGCATGGCGAAAATTGCCCATGAACTGCTGGCCGATCTGGAAAAAGAGACGGTCGATTTTGTGCCGAACTATGACGGCACCGAGCAGATTCCTGACGTCATGCCAACGCGTATTCCCAACCTGCTGGTTAACGGTTCTTCCGGTATCGCCGTCGGGATGGCAACGAACATTCCTCCGCATAACCTGACGGAAGTCGTGAACGGCTGTCTGGCGTATATCGACGATGAAAACATCAGCCTTGAAGGATTGATGGAACACATCAAAGGCCCGGATTTCCCGACGGCGGCGATCATCAATGGTCGACGCGGTATTGAAGAAGCCTATCGCACCGGGCGCGGCAAAATTTACATCCGTGCGCGCGCTGAAGTGGAAGCGGACGCGAAAACCGGACGTGAAACCATCATCGTGCATGAAATTCCCTATCAGGTGAACAAAGCGCGCCTGATCGAGAAAATTGCCGAGCTGGTTAAAGACAAGCGTATCGAAGGCATCAGCGCACTGCGTGACGAATCCGATAAAGACGGTATGCGTATCGTCATCGAGATTAAACGTGACGCTGTGGGCGAAGTGGTTCTGAATAATCTGTATTCCCAGACGCAGCTTCAGACGTCATTCGGCATCAACATGGTCGCTCTGCATCAGGGCCAGCCGAAGATCATGCCGCTGAAGGACATTCTGGTTGCGTTTGTGCGCCACCGCCGTGAAGTGGTGACGCGTCGTACCATTTTTGAACTGCGTAAAGCCCGTGACCGCGCCCATATCCTGGAAGGTTTGGCGATTGCGCTGGCGAACATCGATCCGATTATCGAACTGATTCGCCGTGCTCCATCACCTGCTGAAGCGAAAGCCTCGCTGATCGCACAAGCATGGGAACTGGGTAGCGTGGCGGCGATGCTGGAACGTGCGGGCGATGATGCCGCGCGTCCAGAGTGGCTGGAGCCAGAATTCGGTATCCGTGACGGTCGCTACTACCTGACGGAACAGCAGGCGCAGGCGATTCTGGATCTGCGTTTGCAGAAACTGACCGGCATGGAGCACGAGAAGCTGCTGGATGAATATAAAGCGTTGCTGGCGGAAATCGCCGAGCTGCTTTATATCCTCAATAGCCCTGAGCGCCTGATGGAAGTCATCCGCGAAGAGCTGGAAGCGATCAAAACGCAATACAGCGACGAACGTCGTACGGAAATCACGGCGAACACCGCTGACATCAACATCGAAGATCTGATTAACCAAGAAGATGTTGTCGTCACGCTGTCTCACCAAGGTTACGTGAAGTATCAGCCGCTGAGCGACTATGAAGCCCAGCGCCGTGGGGGCAAAGGTAAGTCTGCCGCACGTATAAAAGAAGAAGACTTTATCGATCGTCTGCTGGTGGCCAACACCCACGATACGATTCTGTGCTTCTCCAGCCGGGGTCGTCTGTACTGGATGAAGGTATACCAACTGCCGGAAGCCAGCCGCGGTGCGCGTGGTCGCCCGATCGTCAACCTGCTGCCGCTTGAAGCGGATGAACGTATCACCGCAATTCTGCCGGTACGTGAGTACGAAGAAGGCCGCCACATCTTTATGGCAACCGCGAGCGGTACCGTGAAGAAAACGGCGCTGACGGAATTCAGCCGTCCACGTAGTGCGGGGATCATCGCCGTTAACCTGAATGAAGGTGACGAGCTGATTGGCGTTGACCTGACCGACGGTAGCGATGAAGCGATGCTGTTCTCTGCGGAAGGTAAAGTGGTTCGCTTCTCCGAGCAGGCGGTGCGCTCCATGGGTCGTACGGCAACGGGTGTTCGTGGTATCAATCTGCAAGGCGAAGATCGCGTCGTTTCACTGATCATTCCTCGCGGCGAAGGCGATATCCTGACCGTGACGCAAAATGGTTTTGGTAAGCGTACTGCCGTGAGTGAGTACCCGACCAAGTCGCGTGCGACGAAAGGGGTTATCTCTATCAAGGTCAGCGAACGTAACGGCAAAGTGGTTGGCGCGGTTCAGGTCGATGCCGCAGACCAGATCATGATGATCACCGATGCGGGAACGTTGGTGCGTACTCGCGTATCGGAAGTCAGTATCGTTGGCCGTAACACGCAGGGTGTGACGCTGATTCGTACGGCGGAAGATGAAAATGTTGTCGGCCTGCAGCGCGTGGCTGAACCGGTAGAAGATGAAGAGCTGGATGGCGTGGTAAAAGTTGAAGGTGAAATTGCCGAAGACGACGACGCGATCGATGACATTGATGGCGATGATGACATCGCAGAAGATGACGAATAA